The DNA sequence TTAACAGACAACATTTTGGAATCAACTTACCACCTCCAACGTTTTTCTTATTAGTATCTTAAAGCAAGGCAATTTATCATGCATGTCGGAGTACACTGGCTGCCATACATTGGCTATTTTGTCTATTTGAAAACCTGCACTGTCTATAAAATAAGGACATTGTGGGTTATGGGTTTGTGGGCGAACTACATGTTTAATAGTGGCAGTATCGACTGATATGACGTCTCCAAATTTTACGTCTACGTAGTCTCCTAGGTTTGTTGTCACTTCATAAGGCACGGTAGCAATTTCTTCAGTCATGTCTTCAAATTCTCCATCTTCTTTATTTTCGGTTTTCTTATCGGAATCACTTATGAAACTTTCCAGAATTGCATATACTTTGCCAACTTGCTTTTCTGCTTTTTTTTTAGGTTCTGCTTTTAGGTCGTTTGTTCGGTAAACAAACTTTTGGACTGTAGTATAGTCTTCAACTGTAGTGAATGTGTTTTCCACTGTAGTTGACATTTTATCTGTTGTAGTGGTCAATTCTTCAACAGAAGTGGTTGCGTTTAGTTCTAAAGTAGTTATATATTGAGCTGTGGTTACATCTTGAGCTGTGCTTATATCTTGAGCTGTGGTGGTTACTTGATAATTTTTACTCGTCACATCTGCAGTCTGGTAATCATCTTCAAAATTTTTGTTTATGCTTGTCGTTAATAATTCTTCATCGTATGTTGACAGTACTTCTAAACTATCTGCGGCATCATAGACACAAACTATATATCTAACACAAACTGACATAAAGgtcacataatataataaagactTTAAGGTGATCATCGCGTAATGATAGTTctgatttctagcattgaccgAAGATGACTGAGGGCTACACTAGATTTTGTTTCTAACCTCACATCATGTTTTGAGATAAAcgattgttttataaatactatGTCATAATGGGCGCGTATTATGACTTCACTGTGAACGTAAGCATATATTTactattttgaatacaagcCTATTGTTAAATAAGAGTATAGTATTGTGGAATTACTCCTAGTATTTTGTACTGTCACTGATGTGAACTATGTGTATTGTTATTTAGTGTGATTACCATTACGAGAAAAGAATGTTATATGACTCTAAGGTCAGGTtagtaataaaatgtattctaCATAACTCTGATTCAACGCACAACACGATCTTgattattacaattaaattgCGTGAAAACTTTAAGTTTGGTGATGACATGACACTACCCAGTAGACGCCCCAAGATAGGTAGTTAACTTAGGCGCGGCAGACCGAGATGcaggtggcgggacgacctggacgCATTCAGATGCGACTGGCAAGACCtagctgccgacaggggaagttAGAAATCCGAGAGagagacctttgcccagcagtgggacgtagacaattacaaaataaaaaaatgacatcaTAAAAGACTGTTGTGTACTTAATGTGAAAGCATGATTTATGTTGTTAAATGCTCAACAAGTTGGATTTATCAATTAATAACTAACGAACGGTTCACTTTTTTTTACCCTTCTTAcatatctattatttatttttttatttacttactgtattttttttaatgtatgatgacctgATGGTCCCTAAGGAAGACCatcgccgttcgcaagaccggcagattgctgatttgggaccatttcgtgacatgcataactatttttttttaattattattcttatccatgtcacgtcacgtcatgtcatgtcacgaataaatgttttctttctttatttcttatttcaagCCATTGTTAGccataaaataagaaacaacccATACTTTTTCCCATGAGCGGTACTAGAGTAACTAAGACATTAATATATCATAACGTTTAATATATCTTTTCATTAGCTTTGAAGTTACGCCAGCGAGCGTTCCAGCACTTTATCAGTTTAGTTTACAAACCACTGGGGAGATC is a window from the Choristoneura fumiferana chromosome 13, NRCan_CFum_1, whole genome shotgun sequence genome containing:
- the LOC141434407 gene encoding uncharacterized protein; protein product: MITLKSLLYYVTFMSVCVRYIVCVYDAADSLEVLSTYDEELLTTSINKNFEDDYQTADVTSKNYQVTTTAQDISTAQDVTTAQYITTLELNATTSVEELTTTTDKMSTTVENTFTTVEDYTTVQKFVYRTNDLKAEPKKKAEKQVGKVYAILESFISDSDKKTENKEDGEFEDMTEEIATVPYEVTTNLGDYVDVKFGDVISVDTATIKHVVRPQTHNPQCPYFIDSAGFQIDKIANVWQPVYSDMHDKLPCFKILIRKTLEVEREQYEQWYGNFNNSMNWKECRFEIKSAVVKYRKHFLQGGVNDKGVMRNMLLVQNKRGDYDLAEENPDQWLMVKNLLFLHDCKTDETIAFARVPSQPCKEVVTEALQELGLKTTGEMLSCHS